In Myxococcales bacterium, a single window of DNA contains:
- a CDS encoding HDOD domain-containing protein — translation MDLPLELEDRVAKELEEAKPPVLPEVARAVLEATKSERTEPRSVADILKRDAAMAAGILRTANSPAYAARAAIVSVPQAISRLGFETIRRISMLVACDERVFLVRGREDETRRLYWHSTLTAFVAQEIARTLKQNVEEAFMGGLLHDIGKSVVMQAMASLEKRGRPFSEEEMRAVAMSLHEELGARSLATWGLPVRSVAAVAHHHRPLAAPPLGRDVACIVSVANDVAHGFETGEPLDIDALSPRLATINLYLEDLSAIVDRKDELISWTKGL, via the coding sequence GTGGATTTGCCGTTGGAACTCGAGGACCGTGTCGCCAAGGAGCTCGAGGAAGCGAAGCCGCCGGTCTTGCCGGAGGTGGCGCGGGCCGTCCTGGAGGCGACGAAGAGCGAACGCACAGAGCCCCGGAGCGTGGCCGACATCCTGAAGAGAGACGCGGCCATGGCCGCCGGAATCCTCCGGACCGCGAACTCGCCGGCCTACGCCGCGCGCGCCGCCATCGTGTCGGTCCCGCAGGCCATCAGCCGCCTCGGCTTTGAGACCATTCGGCGCATCTCGATGCTGGTGGCCTGCGATGAGCGAGTCTTCCTCGTGCGCGGCCGCGAGGACGAGACGCGGCGCCTCTACTGGCACTCCACGCTCACGGCCTTCGTGGCTCAAGAGATCGCGCGGACGCTGAAGCAGAACGTCGAGGAGGCGTTCATGGGCGGCCTCCTCCACGACATCGGCAAGAGTGTCGTCATGCAAGCGATGGCGAGCCTCGAGAAGCGCGGGAGACCGTTCTCCGAGGAGGAGATGCGCGCCGTGGCCATGAGCCTGCATGAAGAGCTGGGGGCGCGCTCGCTGGCCACCTGGGGTCTGCCCGTTCGGAGCGTCGCGGCGGTCGCGCATCATCACCGTCCGCTGGCGGCGCCGCCCTTGGGGCGCGACGTCGCGTGCATCGTGTCGGTCGCCAACGACGTCGCCCACGGCTTCGAGACCGGTGAGCCGCTCGACATCGACGCGCTCTCGCCGCGGCTGGCGACCATCAATCTCTACCTCGAAGACCTCTCCGCGATCGTGGACCGCAAAGACGAGCTCATCTCGTGGACCAAAGGACTATGA
- a CDS encoding 4Fe-4S binding protein, whose product MERAAKARFASLSALLGIDERHAASDAAATSGPAVSVVGPKPKLKKVDPKRPGSGIPARRVIRVLVWVRRVSQVSFLALFLYFLVQTAFRGSFAASADTVVRLPLPVEAFLLADPFVAAMTFLSTHTVYRGLFWSVGLLALTLVVGRVFCGWICPFGTLHHFFGWLLPSRRGRGGSRVEANKTHGYQRAKYYLLYAFLVAGVFGSAIGGLFDPICIAVRSIGLGVIPALQYVMGRGLGGVQSVPLRPVQGAADSAQSFLATSVWQSHQFYFHQTWFIVFLLVAVLFANRFIPRFWCRILCPLGAFLGVFSRFALFGMEKDHSKCTDCNLCLVNCQGADSPQGGVKWRQDECHMCMNCETACPEDVIKFRFLPNRASAITKPDTDRRTVLASVGVGAAFLPAARIADALDVNYQSKVIRPPGSVEERAFMERCIRCAECMKVCPNNALHPAFLEAGIEGIWTPILIARIGYCEHSCVLCGQVCPTGAIQKITEKEKMGQGVPPIKIGTAFYDVGRCLPWSMQTPCIVCEEFCPTSPKAIWVEEVEADVRDSKPGPNGEHPAMKKVHLQRPHVDPSLCIGCGACEKVCPVVDQPAVYITSVGETRSKSNVILLENTNYNQKS is encoded by the coding sequence ATGGAGCGTGCCGCGAAGGCTCGTTTCGCGTCGCTGAGCGCGCTCCTCGGCATCGACGAACGCCACGCGGCGAGCGACGCGGCCGCGACGTCGGGGCCCGCCGTCTCGGTCGTGGGACCGAAGCCGAAGCTGAAGAAAGTCGATCCGAAGCGGCCCGGCTCCGGCATTCCCGCGCGCCGCGTCATTCGCGTGCTCGTTTGGGTGCGCCGCGTCTCGCAGGTCTCGTTCCTCGCGTTGTTCTTGTACTTCCTCGTGCAGACCGCGTTCCGAGGCTCGTTCGCCGCGTCGGCCGACACGGTCGTTCGCTTGCCGCTGCCTGTCGAAGCGTTCCTCCTCGCCGATCCCTTCGTGGCGGCGATGACGTTCCTCTCGACGCACACCGTGTACCGAGGCCTCTTCTGGAGCGTCGGCCTGCTCGCCCTCACGCTCGTCGTCGGCCGCGTCTTCTGTGGATGGATCTGCCCCTTCGGGACGTTGCATCATTTCTTCGGGTGGCTCTTGCCTTCGCGGCGCGGTCGCGGCGGCTCGCGCGTGGAAGCCAACAAGACCCACGGTTACCAGCGCGCGAAGTACTACCTGCTCTACGCGTTCCTCGTGGCGGGTGTCTTCGGCAGCGCCATTGGCGGTCTCTTCGACCCGATCTGCATCGCGGTCCGGTCCATCGGCCTCGGCGTCATCCCCGCGCTTCAGTACGTGATGGGTCGGGGGCTCGGCGGCGTGCAATCGGTGCCGCTCCGGCCCGTGCAAGGCGCCGCGGACAGCGCGCAGAGCTTCCTCGCCACGAGCGTTTGGCAGTCGCACCAGTTCTACTTCCACCAGACGTGGTTCATCGTCTTTTTGCTCGTGGCGGTGCTCTTCGCGAACCGCTTCATTCCGCGCTTCTGGTGCCGCATCCTCTGTCCTCTCGGCGCGTTCCTCGGTGTCTTCTCCCGCTTCGCGCTCTTCGGCATGGAGAAGGATCACTCGAAGTGCACCGACTGCAACCTCTGCCTCGTCAACTGCCAGGGCGCTGACAGCCCGCAGGGTGGCGTCAAGTGGCGCCAAGACGAGTGCCACATGTGCATGAACTGCGAGACGGCATGCCCCGAGGACGTCATCAAGTTTCGCTTCTTGCCGAACCGCGCGAGCGCCATCACCAAGCCCGACACCGATCGACGCACGGTGCTGGCGTCGGTGGGCGTTGGCGCTGCGTTCTTGCCGGCGGCGCGCATCGCTGACGCGCTCGACGTCAACTACCAGTCGAAGGTGATCCGGCCGCCGGGCTCGGTGGAAGAGCGCGCGTTCATGGAGCGCTGCATTCGCTGCGCCGAGTGCATGAAGGTGTGCCCCAACAACGCCTTGCACCCGGCGTTCCTTGAGGCGGGCATCGAGGGGATCTGGACGCCGATCCTGATCGCACGCATCGGCTACTGCGAGCACTCGTGCGTGCTGTGCGGTCAGGTTTGCCCCACCGGCGCCATCCAGAAGATCACCGAGAAGGAGAAGATGGGGCAGGGGGTGCCGCCCATCAAGATCGGCACGGCCTTCTACGACGTCGGTCGCTGCTTGCCGTGGAGCATGCAGACGCCGTGCATCGTCTGCGAAGAGTTCTGCCCGACGTCGCCGAAGGCCATCTGGGTCGAAGAGGTCGAGGCCGACGTGCGCGACTCGAAGCCGGGCCCGAACGGCGAGCACCCGGCCATGAAGAAGGTGCACCTGCAGAGGCCGCACGTGGATCCGAGCCTGTGCATCGGCTGCGGCGCCTGCGAGAAGGTGTGCCCCGTCGTCGATCAGCCCGCCGTGTACATCACGAGCGTCGGCGAGACGCGCTCGAAGTCGAACGTGATCTTGCTCGAGAACACGAATTACAATCAGAAGAGTTAG
- a CDS encoding DUF362 domain-containing protein, with product MGVDPKEKSSTASSTREEPDQARPSRRELIQRVGFASGVAAASLALGKLTWDKGGFGAAVGQGARQVRDYRLVDAHKGQDGELAIARSPKGLPEALTAEALVNRALEALGGMGRFVSRGDVVVVKPNIGWDRMPVHAANTNPDVVGAVVKAAFNAGAKKVVVADGSCNDPNRCFQRSGIWRKAYGLGAEVVLPAEHRFRTMRLKGDVLDEWPIFSTLVEADKVINVPVAKHHNLARFTAAMKNWYGVLGGRRNRLHQNIDVSIADLATFMRPTLTIVDAMRVLVRNGPQGGNIDDTKELNTVVASIDQVAADAFACTLLGNHRDQLPYLKMGHERGIGTMFWENLRVREV from the coding sequence ATGGGCGTGGATCCCAAAGAGAAGTCGTCCACCGCATCCTCCACCCGAGAGGAGCCCGATCAGGCTCGCCCCTCGCGCCGCGAGTTGATTCAGCGCGTGGGCTTCGCTTCGGGCGTGGCGGCCGCGTCGCTCGCGCTCGGCAAGCTGACCTGGGACAAGGGCGGCTTCGGTGCCGCCGTTGGGCAAGGGGCCCGGCAGGTCCGCGACTATCGCCTCGTGGATGCGCACAAGGGGCAAGACGGCGAGCTTGCCATCGCGCGCTCGCCCAAGGGTCTTCCCGAGGCGCTGACCGCGGAGGCCCTCGTCAACAGGGCCCTCGAGGCGCTCGGCGGCATGGGCCGCTTCGTCAGCCGCGGCGACGTCGTGGTGGTCAAGCCCAACATCGGCTGGGATCGCATGCCGGTGCACGCCGCCAACACGAACCCCGACGTGGTCGGCGCCGTGGTGAAGGCCGCCTTCAACGCCGGCGCCAAGAAGGTCGTCGTGGCCGACGGCTCTTGCAACGATCCGAACCGCTGCTTTCAGCGCTCGGGCATCTGGCGCAAGGCCTACGGCCTCGGTGCCGAGGTCGTGCTCCCGGCCGAACATCGCTTCCGCACGATGCGCCTCAAGGGCGACGTGCTCGACGAGTGGCCGATCTTCTCGACGCTCGTCGAAGCCGACAAGGTCATCAACGTGCCGGTGGCGAAGCACCACAACTTGGCGCGCTTCACCGCCGCGATGAAGAACTGGTACGGCGTCCTCGGCGGTCGTCGCAACCGGCTGCATCAGAACATCGACGTCTCCATTGCCGACCTCGCGACCTTCATGCGACCGACGTTGACCATCGTGGACGCGATGCGCGTGCTCGTTCGCAATGGCCCGCAGGGCGGCAACATCGACGACACGAAAGAGCTCAACACTGTCGTCGCGTCCATCGACCAGGTGGCCGCAGATGCCTTCGCGTGCACGCTCCTCGGCAACCATCGCGATCAGCTGCCGTATCTCAAGATGGGGCACGAGCGCGGCATCGGCACGATGTTTTGGGAGAACCTCCGCGTGAGGGAAGTATGA
- a CDS encoding MATE family efflux transporter, which produces MSPTERILRGPLAFEVARFGLPLALGMGLQTTFNLVDAYLIARLPVREVGPAMGALGIADLIAAVGTISSYGITTGAGAMLARRAGAGDEAGVRKVAWQSTLVVAALGLAFAVLGLLFAGPVVRGLVGAKGDVALYAERYLQISVGGSFTIFFLLHLSTLQRALGSAKTPVALLVFGNVLNVLLAVLLIFGPGPAPAGLGWAAELARALGVPRLGMLGAAWATVIARALVLVPNVIIVIRRFGLGVPATQERGPDAAVLRELFRLALPLSAQFLVRIGSMLLASSLVARYFTTETDQTASVAMGLVFRLDTLALFVAIGWGNAAQTFVGQCLGANLHPRAVRSGWLSAGYDLVTAAVIALLALRYGSELLSLFDPEPGPLTIASQYLSVVAPAYLGLGTAIVLGAAISGAGATRLALSVDLFVLLAVQTPLSIVVCARGGSIRALFACVAASHVLGAVIYAAVFARRRWLGAPMSAPSSSPLG; this is translated from the coding sequence GTGAGCCCGACCGAGCGCATCCTCCGCGGTCCCCTCGCCTTCGAGGTGGCGCGCTTCGGGCTTCCGCTCGCGTTGGGCATGGGCCTGCAGACGACGTTCAACCTCGTCGACGCGTACTTGATCGCGCGCTTGCCGGTGCGCGAGGTGGGCCCCGCGATGGGGGCGCTCGGCATCGCCGATCTCATCGCCGCCGTCGGCACCATCTCGAGCTACGGCATCACGACGGGCGCCGGCGCGATGTTGGCGCGCCGCGCCGGAGCCGGCGACGAGGCGGGCGTTCGGAAGGTCGCCTGGCAATCGACCCTCGTGGTCGCCGCGCTGGGCCTAGCGTTCGCCGTGCTCGGACTCCTCTTCGCCGGGCCCGTGGTGCGGGGCCTCGTGGGCGCGAAGGGCGACGTCGCCCTCTACGCGGAGCGCTACCTTCAGATCAGCGTCGGCGGCAGCTTCACGATCTTCTTCCTGCTGCACCTGTCGACGCTGCAGCGCGCCCTCGGCTCAGCGAAGACGCCGGTCGCGCTGCTCGTCTTCGGCAACGTCCTCAACGTCCTTCTGGCGGTCCTCTTGATTTTTGGTCCGGGGCCGGCGCCAGCGGGCCTCGGGTGGGCCGCCGAGCTCGCCCGCGCCCTCGGCGTTCCGAGGCTCGGCATGTTGGGGGCCGCGTGGGCCACGGTCATCGCCCGCGCGCTCGTGCTGGTGCCCAACGTGATCATCGTCATCCGTCGCTTCGGGCTGGGCGTGCCCGCCACGCAAGAGCGGGGCCCCGACGCCGCCGTCTTGCGCGAGCTCTTCCGCCTGGCCCTCCCCCTGAGCGCGCAGTTTCTCGTCCGCATCGGCTCCATGCTCTTGGCGAGCTCGCTCGTCGCACGCTACTTCACGACGGAGACCGATCAGACCGCGTCGGTGGCCATGGGCCTCGTGTTCCGTCTCGACACGCTCGCGCTGTTCGTGGCCATCGGCTGGGGCAACGCGGCGCAAACCTTCGTGGGCCAATGCCTCGGCGCGAACCTTCACCCGCGCGCCGTGCGGAGCGGTTGGCTTTCGGCGGGCTACGATCTCGTGACGGCAGCCGTCATCGCGCTCTTGGCGCTGCGCTACGGCTCCGAGCTGCTGTCGCTCTTCGATCCAGAACCGGGACCGCTGACGATCGCTTCGCAATACCTGAGCGTCGTCGCGCCGGCGTACCTCGGTCTCGGCACCGCCATCGTCCTCGGAGCGGCCATCAGCGGCGCCGGCGCGACGCGACTCGCGCTCAGCGTCGATCTCTTCGTGCTCTTGGCCGTTCAGACGCCTCTGTCCATCGTCGTGTGCGCGCGCGGCGGCAGCATCCGGGCTCTCTTTGCATGCGTCGCCGCGTCGCACGTCCTGGGCGCGGTGATCTACGCGGCGGTGTTCGCACGGCGTCGGTGGCTCGGCGCCCCGATGTCCGCGCCTTCGAGCAGCCCCCTTGGGTAG
- a CDS encoding pyridoxal-phosphate dependent enzyme produces the protein MQHAELLLAIRDASARIADIVQRTPTVQSGALSRAAGAAVYLKLEHLQHTGSFKLRGASAKLTKLPRDASVVTASTGNHGLAVTYAAQALGMRPPRVFVPKSADAEKVERLRVAGAEVVVEGAECVDAEEAAAAAAVRASSVYVSPYNDLDVVAGQGTLGLELALDLPRIDRVYVAVGGGGLIAGVAAAVKAAHPSARVIGCLPANSAGMAASIRAGRIVVAPEEPTYSDATAGGVESGSVTFPLCQALVDEWSTVTEDEIAGAWHALFAAERWVVEGAAAVPVAALTKTPPQAGEHAVIVLCGRNISLTKLERLRAHAR, from the coding sequence GTGCAGCACGCCGAACTCCTCCTCGCCATTCGCGACGCGAGCGCGCGCATCGCGGACATCGTCCAGAGGACGCCGACGGTGCAGTCGGGCGCGCTCAGCCGCGCCGCGGGCGCCGCCGTTTACCTGAAGCTCGAGCACCTGCAACACACGGGCAGCTTCAAGCTGCGCGGAGCGTCCGCCAAGCTCACCAAGTTGCCGCGCGACGCGTCCGTCGTGACGGCGTCGACGGGCAACCACGGGCTCGCCGTGACCTATGCAGCGCAGGCCCTTGGCATGCGCCCACCGCGCGTGTTCGTCCCCAAGAGCGCCGACGCGGAGAAGGTCGAACGGCTTCGCGTCGCGGGCGCGGAGGTCGTCGTGGAAGGCGCCGAGTGCGTCGACGCCGAGGAGGCGGCGGCGGCCGCCGCCGTGCGAGCGAGCTCCGTCTACGTTTCGCCCTACAACGATCTCGACGTGGTGGCGGGCCAGGGAACGCTAGGCCTCGAGCTAGCCCTGGACCTCCCGCGCATCGACCGCGTCTACGTCGCCGTGGGCGGCGGCGGGCTCATCGCCGGCGTGGCGGCGGCCGTCAAGGCCGCCCATCCTTCGGCCCGCGTCATCGGGTGTCTGCCTGCGAACTCGGCGGGCATGGCGGCGTCGATTCGAGCCGGCCGCATCGTCGTTGCGCCGGAAGAGCCGACGTACTCCGACGCGACGGCCGGCGGCGTCGAGAGCGGCAGCGTGACGTTTCCCTTGTGCCAAGCGCTCGTCGACGAGTGGAGCACCGTGACGGAAGACGAGATCGCCGGGGCATGGCACGCGCTCTTCGCCGCCGAGCGTTGGGTCGTCGAAGGCGCCGCCGCGGTGCCGGTGGCAGCGCTCACAAAGACCCCGCCGCAAGCCGGGGAGCACGCTGTGATCGTGCTCTGCGGCCGCAACATCTCGCTAACGAAGCTCGAAAGGCTTCGGGCCCACGCGAGGTAG